CAAAAACTAAATGCATTTCAGACATTATAACTACTTTTAATCTCCAAATTGACCCCCAATGAATGACCAAGAATTATTTTATTTACTTGCTTTGCAGCGAGTAGAAGGCGTAGGCGATATTATTGCCAAAAAACTACTCACCCAATTTGGCTCTGTCGAAGCGGTTTTCCAAGCCAAAGTTTCGCAATTAAAAGCTATTGACGGAATAGGATCTGTATTATTAAAAAATTTTAAAGATCAATCTATTTTTGCGAAAGCAGAACGTGAATTGGAATTTATTTCATCCAATTCAATTTCCATTACTACTTTTCAAGATGCTGATTATCCAGAACGATTGAAACATTGTTTTGACAGCCCATTGGTATTATTTAGTTCAGGCAACATTAGTCTGAAAAATCAGAAAATGATAAGTATCGTGGGTACGCGTCAGATTACCTCTTATGGCTTGGATTTTTGTCGCAAATTCATTGCCGAACTAGCTCCTCTCAACCCAGTAATCGTTAGTGGATTTGCTTATGGCGTCGATATTGTAGCACATCAATTTGCCATGGAAAACAACCTACAAACTATTGGCGTTGTAGCCCATGGACTGAACCAAATTTACCCCAAATCACACAAAAAATATGTCGCAAAAATGGAAGAAAATGGTGGTTTTATGACTGAATTTTGGAGTTCTTCCAATCCAGATAAAGAGAATTTTGTGAGAAGAAATCGGATTGTCGCCGGAATGACGGAGGCGACAATTGTAATCGAATCGGCTGAGCGGGGAGGGTCTTTGATTACTGCTAATCTAGCCAACGAATACAATCGGGATGTGTTTGCTGTTCCGGGTCGCGTATCCGATAAATACAGTCAAGGATGTAATACGTTGATTAAAACCCAAAAAGCAAATGTGTTGACTAGCGCTTCCGATTTGATTTATATGCTGAATTGGGATATTGAAAAAGAAGTTAAATCGGTGCAAAAACAACTCTTTGTAGCCTTAGATGATGACGAACAAAAAATCTACGATTACCTTTTACAGTCAGGAAAAGAATTACTCGATGTTATTGCCCTGCGCTGCGATTTTCCGATTTATAGAATTTCTGGAATTTTATTAAATATGGAATTAAAAGGCGTAATTCGACCCTTACCTGGAAAGTTATTTGAAGCAATTTAATTTTCGAAGCCCAGTTTTGCCCTTACTTTTGACAAAACCCCGTTGGCCACCGAGCTTGCTTTTTGAGCTCCTTTTCGAAGCAATTCATCTACCTCAGTTAGGTTATTAATATAGTAATTGTATTGCGCTCTTTCAGTTTTGAATTTTTCCACAATCAATTCAAACAAAGCTTGTTTGGCGTGACCGTAACCATAATTTCCACCTAAATAATTGGCTTTCATAATTTCGATTTCACTTTCAGAAGCCAAGAGTTTATAAATAGCAAAGGCATTACAAGTCTCTGTATTTTTAGGATCTTCAAGCGGCGTGCTATCGGTTTCGATGCTCATGATTTGCTTGCGCAATGCTTTATCGTCTAGGAAAATGTTGATCACATTATTGGCTGATTTACTCATTTTTCCACCATTGGTACCCGGAATCAACATGCTATCTTCTTGAATTTTAGCTTCAGGAATGACAAAAGTTTCGCCCATTTGATGATTGAAACGCGAAGCCACATCACGAGTAATTTCAAGGTGTTGCAATTGGTCTTTCCCTACAGGAACAAACTCGGCGTCATACAATAAAATATCGGCCGCCATCAGCATGGGATACGAAAACAAACCAGCATTGACATCGTCTAAACGATCTGATTTATCCTTGAAAGAATGTGCTAAAGTCAAACGTTGGAACGGAAAAAAACAACTCAAATACCAAGACAATTCAGCCGTTTGAGGCACATCTGATTGTCTGTAAAAAACTACTTTATCTACATTTAGTCCACAGGCTAACCATGCCGCTGCCGTACTGTATGTATTGGCACGTAAGGTTTCGCCGTTTTTTATTTGGGTAACCGAATGCAAATCGGCAATAAACAGAAACGATTCGTTTGCCGGATTATTGGATAATTCTATTGCAGGAATGATTGCGCCTAATAAGTTTCCTAAATGGGGAGTTCCTGTACTTTGAACTCCTGTAAGTATTTTTGCCATGATTGTTTTTCTTGTGTGCAAATTTCGCAAAGTTTGCTTCATTTTCACAAGCTTTCTGTTCTTTTTTATTTTTTAATCAATCAACCGTTTTGTTGTAATTGTTTTTCAAAACCAAGACGATCAATTTGAATCCAGTATTCTGCAATTTTATTATTTTCTAGACGGTATACACAACTTGCAATTTCAATTAAAGGATTTCCTGTTGGTTGGTAACCGTCTATTTCAGCAAGATGATTTCCTATTTGTTTCCATCGCGCATAAACTTTATCCTCCTCTGCAATAAGATCGGTTATTTCAAAAGAGAATTGGCCAAACATTTGTACAAAATCTTCGATATGTTCTGAATAGTTTTGTGGTGTTCTGATTACCGTCGTTTCATTTTCGGAGTTCATTTGGTGCGCAAGAATAGAATCGGACATATACAACCCTGCTTTTTCAGGAAATTTTCCTGAGCGAACCTGTTCTAAAAATTGTTTTACAATTTCTTTGTTTTTCATATGGGGTTGAATTTACTAACGATTTACTAATGTTTCTCGATTAATTTGTGATAGTAAATGTAAGAAACGGCTAAAATCCCTAAAACTACTAAAGGGAAAAAAGTTTGTCCATTGACTCCGTCAACAGCTCCGTGAGAGATAGCTGCAAAAAGAAAGTCAAAAGCAAAACCCGCATATGCCCATTCTTTTACTCGTTTAGAAACTTGTGGAATTACAATGGCAAGGACTCCCAAAACTTTAAAGACCACCAAGACATTTCCAAAATACTCAGGATAACCTAAATGTCTAATTCCTTCTTTTGCTAATTCTGTTTGTGAGGTTAAGGCAGGCATTACTCCTTCCAACAAAGCAATGATTGTGGTTGCTGTCCAAAAAATTATTTTGTCTTTTTTCATTATAGTGGTTTTATTTCGCTATATAACTATTATTATCCAATTTCACATCTGCCATTAAACCGCTTGGATCAAGAGTAATTTTTTTAATGCTTGCTTTAGGTTTTGAAACACTAAATTCAAAAGTAGGATAGGCCCATGCCCAATCGTTTAAAACGGTTCTTTTAATGGCAGGAGTTGGGTTTTCTTTTTCAAAACTCATCATACGCAATGGGATATAGAAACTTTCTGTTGTGCCGTCGGTATATTCTATTAAAACGTCCATTGGCATTGGCATTCTACCGATTCGCTCTAGCGTTACCGTAGTTGCAGCTGCATTGTCTTTTACTTCTTTAATTCCGTAATCAATAGTGTTGGTTGTTTCAGTCCAATCTAACAGGTACCAATCTAAATTAGCGCCAGTAACACGCTCTGCAGAGCGTTTAATGTCATTTGGAGTTGGGTGTTTGAATTTAAAATCAGCATAGTATTTTTTCAACGTTTTAAGTAAATTCTCTTTTCCAATAACATAGATTAATTGAGACAAGAACAATTCGCCTTTGCTGTAGGAAGTGATACTATATACTCTATTTTCATCAAAACGATCAGCATGTGTTCCT
This sequence is a window from Flavobacterium ammoniigenes. Protein-coding genes within it:
- the dprA gene encoding DNA-processing protein DprA → MNDQELFYLLALQRVEGVGDIIAKKLLTQFGSVEAVFQAKVSQLKAIDGIGSVLLKNFKDQSIFAKAERELEFISSNSISITTFQDADYPERLKHCFDSPLVLFSSGNISLKNQKMISIVGTRQITSYGLDFCRKFIAELAPLNPVIVSGFAYGVDIVAHQFAMENNLQTIGVVAHGLNQIYPKSHKKYVAKMEENGGFMTEFWSSSNPDKENFVRRNRIVAGMTEATIVIESAERGGSLITANLANEYNRDVFAVPGRVSDKYSQGCNTLIKTQKANVLTSASDLIYMLNWDIEKEVKSVQKQLFVALDDDEQKIYDYLLQSGKELLDVIALRCDFPIYRISGILLNMELKGVIRPLPGKLFEAI
- the trpS gene encoding tryptophan--tRNA ligase translates to MAKILTGVQSTGTPHLGNLLGAIIPAIELSNNPANESFLFIADLHSVTQIKNGETLRANTYSTAAAWLACGLNVDKVVFYRQSDVPQTAELSWYLSCFFPFQRLTLAHSFKDKSDRLDDVNAGLFSYPMLMAADILLYDAEFVPVGKDQLQHLEITRDVASRFNHQMGETFVIPEAKIQEDSMLIPGTNGGKMSKSANNVINIFLDDKALRKQIMSIETDSTPLEDPKNTETCNAFAIYKLLASESEIEIMKANYLGGNYGYGHAKQALFELIVEKFKTERAQYNYYINNLTEVDELLRKGAQKASSVANGVLSKVRAKLGFEN
- a CDS encoding ester cyclase; this translates as MKNKEIVKQFLEQVRSGKFPEKAGLYMSDSILAHQMNSENETTVIRTPQNYSEHIEDFVQMFGQFSFEITDLIAEEDKVYARWKQIGNHLAEIDGYQPTGNPLIEIASCVYRLENNKIAEYWIQIDRLGFEKQLQQNG
- a CDS encoding DoxX family protein, translating into MKKDKIIFWTATTIIALLEGVMPALTSQTELAKEGIRHLGYPEYFGNVLVVFKVLGVLAIVIPQVSKRVKEWAYAGFAFDFLFAAISHGAVDGVNGQTFFPLVVLGILAVSYIYYHKLIEKH